A region of Paenibacillus sp. JNUCC-31 DNA encodes the following proteins:
- a CDS encoding glycoside hydrolase family 172 protein, producing MNRTEQQFHTYQDLMKRLYDLESLAVPPQAGEKSGCFSSFDRNSIYNAETGLYENWGANDDGGGFIRKEGESIVAMELDGPGVIWRFWSALPEDGHIRIYIDHADTPVIDQPFRDYFDKFNQEGPPSNFPNLFPILSRGRNCFIPIPFQKHCKVLLDKGWGAYYHITYTIFPAGVQLPSFNGSIDKESAIALAEADRILQQRGTYSFMKKEGSSAESVTVSVPAGGKALLLDKKGAGAISMIRIRTDLGRKSEEQQRILTRQLVISMRWDNEEAPSVWAPLGDFFGSAPGIKPYRALPLGMNEHEMYSYWYMPFSEGARIEIENDGVEPCEIAADIRYTPLTTSHTDDLLRFHAKWHRDDYLYLDTGRFKEGGDRWPDWPLLLTKGRGRFCGVHLHVYNTWEKPDEEAETWWYGRWDRKTIDWWWGEGDEKFFVDGESFPSTFGTGSEDYIGYAWAAEPPFPMFDSAFASQPFIELDANGHTSVNRFHICDNVPFMDSFEGFIEKYKGNQWGPNNQCLYAATVYWYQERGTSDAYMPVPVNERLATLTIRRDEG from the coding sequence ATGAATCGAACGGAGCAGCAGTTCCATACCTATCAAGACCTCATGAAGCGATTATATGATCTTGAATCGCTAGCGGTACCGCCGCAGGCTGGAGAGAAATCGGGATGCTTCTCAAGTTTTGACCGAAACTCTATTTATAATGCCGAGACGGGCTTATACGAGAATTGGGGAGCCAATGATGATGGAGGAGGCTTCATTCGCAAGGAAGGAGAAAGCATCGTCGCCATGGAACTTGACGGTCCTGGCGTGATCTGGAGATTCTGGTCTGCACTTCCTGAAGACGGGCATATCCGGATTTATATTGATCACGCCGACACCCCCGTGATCGATCAGCCCTTCCGGGATTATTTCGATAAATTCAATCAGGAAGGGCCGCCATCCAATTTTCCGAATCTGTTTCCTATTTTGTCCCGCGGAAGAAACTGCTTCATCCCAATCCCCTTCCAAAAACATTGCAAGGTGTTGCTGGATAAAGGTTGGGGAGCCTATTATCACATAACCTACACCATCTTCCCTGCCGGGGTCCAACTGCCGTCCTTTAACGGTAGCATCGATAAGGAATCGGCTATTGCACTGGCCGAAGCAGACCGGATTTTGCAGCAAAGGGGAACGTACTCGTTTATGAAAAAGGAAGGGTCCTCCGCCGAGAGCGTTACGGTATCCGTACCGGCAGGCGGCAAAGCGTTGCTTTTGGATAAAAAGGGGGCTGGCGCTATTTCCATGATTCGGATTAGGACAGACCTTGGACGAAAGAGCGAGGAACAGCAGCGGATCTTGACCAGGCAGTTGGTCATCTCGATGAGATGGGACAATGAAGAAGCTCCTTCCGTATGGGCTCCACTGGGTGATTTTTTTGGAAGCGCACCCGGGATCAAGCCGTACCGAGCCCTGCCTCTGGGCATGAATGAACATGAAATGTACAGTTATTGGTACATGCCGTTCTCGGAAGGCGCGAGGATCGAAATTGAAAATGATGGAGTCGAACCGTGCGAGATAGCGGCTGATATCCGGTATACTCCCTTAACGACATCTCATACGGACGATCTCCTACGTTTTCATGCAAAATGGCACCGGGATGATTATCTGTATCTGGATACGGGCCGATTCAAGGAAGGCGGGGATCGTTGGCCGGATTGGCCTCTGCTGCTAACGAAAGGCCGGGGAAGGTTCTGCGGCGTTCATCTGCATGTGTACAATACCTGGGAGAAACCAGATGAGGAAGCCGAAACATGGTGGTACGGGCGATGGGATCGAAAAACGATTGATTGGTGGTGGGGAGAAGGAGACGAGAAATTTTTCGTGGATGGCGAATCCTTTCCGTCCACGTTCGGAACGGGTAGCGAGGACTATATTGGCTATGCCTGGGCAGCCGAGCCGCCTTTCCCGATGTTTGACAGTGCTTTCGCCAGTCAGCCGTTTATCGAGTTGGATGCAAACGGGCATACCTCGGTTAACCGATTTCATATTTGTGACAACGTTCCCTTCATGGACTCTTTCGAAGGATTTATTGAGAAATATAAAGGGAATCAATGGGGCCCAAATAATCAATGTTTGTATGCAGCCACTGTTTATTGGTATCAGGAACGAGGCACAAGCGATGCGTACATGCCTGTTCCGGTGAATGAGCGCTTAGCTACTTTAACCATTAGGAGAGATGAAGGATGA
- a CDS encoding glycoside hydrolase family 32 protein, with amino-acid sequence MREFFYRPANAWVGDVIPYYEDGEFKLFYLHGWRDNYREGLDHGWHLVGTKDFVNYREEGACKIEGGTGHILKVDGIYHMFYCIFPEGKQLVCHAISRDFKTWEAIPEDTFGADDRIYELSDWRDPFVFWNEEEGQYWMLLAAMAKGPTNRKGCTALLSSKDLQAWEYREPLYAPNLHVGAHECPDLFRIGEWWYLIYSSYTGRFATFYRMSRSLDGPWITPKEDTFDGRAFYAAKSVDDGQKRYLFGWNPTKNDDLFGWNPPKSLGKDYDTWDWGGNLIVHEIVQRPDGNLSVKVPETVDAAFTDGFPIHLNGIAGDWIHLDSSLSCESLYGFAGCTSQEDLPDQCKISAHVSFSGETQGVGFMLRTEDTLDAAYYLTLEPQRNRITFRGAIMQSEEGGKTFPYEVELERPVQLVPNHPYEIKVFIDGTICEMYVDDQIAMSARMYDIHRGKLGLFVSQGSAQFNSVKITIRE; translated from the coding sequence ATGAGGGAGTTTTTCTACCGGCCGGCTAACGCCTGGGTCGGAGACGTTATTCCATATTATGAAGACGGAGAGTTTAAGTTATTTTATCTTCACGGATGGAGGGATAACTATCGTGAGGGCCTTGACCACGGCTGGCATCTTGTCGGAACAAAGGATTTCGTGAATTATCGGGAAGAAGGAGCTTGCAAGATCGAAGGCGGCACCGGTCATATACTGAAAGTGGACGGTATCTACCATATGTTCTACTGCATATTTCCAGAAGGCAAGCAGCTGGTATGTCATGCGATCAGCAGAGACTTCAAGACTTGGGAAGCGATCCCTGAGGATACCTTTGGGGCTGATGACCGCATCTATGAACTGTCTGATTGGCGTGACCCCTTCGTATTCTGGAATGAGGAGGAAGGTCAATACTGGATGCTGCTCGCAGCGATGGCGAAAGGGCCAACCAATCGAAAAGGATGTACTGCACTGCTGTCATCCAAAGATCTTCAAGCTTGGGAGTACCGCGAGCCCCTGTACGCACCGAATCTGCACGTAGGGGCTCACGAATGCCCCGATTTGTTTCGGATCGGGGAGTGGTGGTATTTGATCTACTCCTCTTATACCGGGCGATTTGCGACCTTTTACCGGATGAGCCGTTCCCTGGATGGCCCATGGATTACCCCAAAGGAGGATACTTTCGACGGACGGGCTTTCTATGCGGCCAAATCCGTGGATGACGGGCAGAAACGCTACCTGTTCGGTTGGAATCCAACGAAAAATGACGATTTATTCGGCTGGAATCCGCCGAAATCCCTTGGCAAGGATTACGATACCTGGGACTGGGGCGGGAATCTGATCGTGCATGAAATCGTTCAGCGTCCCGATGGCAACCTCAGCGTAAAGGTACCTGAAACGGTCGATGCCGCATTTACGGATGGGTTTCCTATACATCTCAATGGAATTGCAGGAGATTGGATCCATTTGGATAGCTCGCTTTCCTGCGAGTCTCTGTATGGGTTTGCCGGCTGCACGAGCCAGGAGGATTTGCCTGATCAATGCAAGATATCTGCACACGTCTCATTTTCCGGGGAAACGCAAGGTGTTGGGTTCATGTTACGAACAGAAGACACTTTGGATGCAGCCTATTACCTCACATTGGAACCGCAACGAAACCGTATTACCTTCCGGGGGGCGATAATGCAGTCGGAAGAGGGCGGGAAAACGTTCCCTTATGAGGTTGAACTGGAACGTCCCGTTCAGCTTGTTCCCAATCATCCTTATGAAATTAAAGTGTTTATTGACGGAACGATCTGCGAAATGTATGTAGATGATCAAATTGCAATGAGCGCCAGAATGTATGATATTCATCGAGGGAAGCTTGGCTTGTTCGTTAGCCAAGGTAGTGCCCAATTCAACAGTGTAAAAATCACAATCAGAGAGTAG
- a CDS encoding ABC transporter substrate-binding protein gives MRFKRAATPLVALFMSVTLFAGCQNVQPPSVSEPQGTVDTPTTTTQNEPAPQTNKETPRNETLYINGLQWGPPTNFNLLSGNPAFPVNYGNSRELVYETLFMVNQLDGGLEPLLGKSYEWTDETTLRIELNADAKWSDGAAFTADDVAYTYELGKKYDINWSSFWTYISEVKADGAQAVEIKLNPDNPNKLTVLDSIELIPMLPKHIWEEIEKKNNNDLTAIRKEVNDNPVGTGAYKLHFYNDQKITIIRDDNYWGQKLFGKLPAPKYITHVIYKDNAAGDLAFKSGQVDVSQQFIPQVWKMWEGGAAVKTYLKDAPYYLPGSMPSIFFNLSKAGLDNADVRRAIAMSINYEKISELAMSGYSAPMQPSLTLNSDAESKYIDQDAIKSLQWTMDIEGANALLDKIGAKKGKDGIRVLNGTRLGPFEIECPYGWSDWNAALEIVAQSAKAIGIEIRTKFPESPVWTNDLQTGKFDIIMNTPAGGVSPSQPWNRAMTIMYSKGVAPMGEMAFWNWGRYQNDRADAIIEEIPSVSDEAKLKSLYTELNTIWLKDIPSIPLMYRPWVFDTVNESVWKGFPTEGDGTNIPPQISMDGAGIKALYQIHN, from the coding sequence ATGCGATTTAAGAGAGCTGCCACACCGCTCGTCGCTCTGTTCATGTCGGTCACATTGTTTGCCGGATGCCAAAATGTTCAGCCACCATCCGTAAGTGAACCACAAGGGACGGTGGATACACCGACCACGACAACCCAGAATGAACCTGCACCACAGACCAACAAAGAGACACCACGCAATGAGACCTTGTATATCAACGGGCTGCAATGGGGACCACCAACCAACTTCAATCTGCTGAGCGGAAATCCTGCATTTCCTGTGAATTACGGCAACTCCAGGGAGTTGGTGTACGAGACGCTGTTCATGGTGAATCAGCTGGACGGCGGCCTTGAACCGCTCTTGGGCAAGTCGTATGAATGGACGGATGAAACCACACTGCGCATTGAGCTGAATGCGGATGCGAAGTGGAGCGACGGGGCGGCTTTTACAGCAGATGATGTTGCATACACCTATGAACTGGGCAAAAAATACGATATCAATTGGAGCAGCTTCTGGACCTACATCAGTGAAGTGAAAGCGGATGGAGCGCAGGCTGTGGAAATCAAGCTGAACCCTGATAACCCAAACAAGCTGACCGTACTGGATAGCATTGAACTGATTCCGATGCTGCCGAAGCATATCTGGGAAGAGATCGAGAAGAAGAACAATAATGATCTGACCGCGATTCGTAAAGAGGTTAATGACAATCCGGTGGGTACCGGTGCGTATAAGCTTCATTTTTACAATGACCAGAAAATCACAATCATCCGTGACGATAACTACTGGGGGCAAAAGTTGTTCGGCAAGCTGCCTGCACCGAAGTACATCACCCATGTAATCTACAAGGATAATGCCGCAGGTGATCTGGCGTTCAAGAGTGGGCAAGTGGACGTCTCCCAGCAGTTTATTCCGCAGGTGTGGAAGATGTGGGAAGGCGGAGCTGCCGTTAAAACGTATTTGAAGGATGCGCCGTATTATCTGCCAGGTTCCATGCCAAGCATTTTCTTCAATCTGTCCAAAGCCGGACTCGATAACGCTGACGTTCGCCGTGCAATCGCCATGAGCATCAACTATGAAAAAATCTCGGAGCTGGCCATGAGCGGATATTCCGCACCAATGCAGCCTTCCCTGACCTTGAACTCGGACGCCGAGTCCAAATATATTGACCAGGACGCCATCAAGTCGTTGCAATGGACGATGGACATTGAAGGAGCCAACGCCCTGCTCGACAAGATTGGAGCAAAGAAAGGCAAAGATGGCATCCGCGTTCTTAACGGCACACGACTTGGACCTTTCGAGATTGAATGTCCTTACGGTTGGTCTGACTGGAATGCTGCTCTGGAGATCGTAGCACAGAGTGCCAAGGCGATAGGCATTGAGATTCGTACCAAATTCCCGGAATCCCCAGTATGGACCAATGATCTGCAAACCGGCAAATTCGATATCATCATGAACACACCTGCGGGCGGGGTCAGCCCAAGCCAGCCGTGGAATCGTGCAATGACGATCATGTATTCCAAAGGGGTTGCCCCAATGGGCGAGATGGCATTCTGGAACTGGGGACGTTACCAGAATGACCGCGCAGACGCCATCATCGAAGAGATTCCATCCGTGTCCGACGAGGCGAAGCTGAAGTCACTGTACACTGAACTGAATACCATCTGGCTGAAAGACATCCCTTCCATTCCGCTGATGTACAGACCATGGGTGTTTGACACCGTGAACGAATCGGTCTGGAAAGGCTTCCCGACCGAAGGCGATGGCACCAACATTCCGCCGCAAATCTCGATGGACGGCGCAGGTATTAAGGCATTGTATCAGATCCACAATTAA
- a CDS encoding ABC transporter permease, with product MNAYSRYVAKKVFWYGLTLVIAIGLNFILPRLIEGNPVSMIASKMTSGMTDSDSIKRVYETFTVEFGIDQPLWTQFGIYLKNLFTGNLGTSFGLYPKPVTDILASAVPWTVGLQLPAILVGWLIGNLLGAIAAYRKGVFDKVLFPVALFINSIPFFTLAIIMLYVFALSLKWFPLSGGYDFQMVPQLSFDFIMSVVRHHTLPFLSIVLVTIGGQAIGMREMSIYELNSDYVLYSKLLGIRDGRIARYVFRNAMLPQITGLALSIGTMVGGSLICEIVFSYPGIGTWLFTAIRQLDYPLISGCTLLIAIAVLLANFTIDVIYGFIDPRIKAAQMEEQ from the coding sequence ATGAATGCCTATTCCAGATATGTCGCCAAAAAAGTATTCTGGTACGGCCTGACCCTGGTCATCGCCATCGGACTGAATTTTATTTTGCCAAGATTGATTGAAGGTAACCCGGTGAGCATGATCGCTTCCAAAATGACGTCAGGGATGACCGACTCGGATTCCATCAAGCGGGTGTATGAGACGTTTACGGTTGAATTCGGCATTGATCAGCCGCTATGGACCCAATTCGGCATCTATTTAAAAAATCTGTTCACAGGCAATCTGGGTACGTCTTTCGGATTGTACCCGAAACCTGTGACGGACATTCTGGCCTCCGCCGTCCCGTGGACGGTGGGGCTTCAACTTCCGGCCATCCTGGTCGGCTGGCTGATTGGCAATTTGCTCGGCGCCATTGCGGCGTACCGAAAGGGTGTTTTTGATAAAGTGCTGTTCCCGGTCGCGCTGTTTATCAATTCCATTCCTTTTTTTACTCTGGCTATTATTATGCTGTATGTCTTTGCCTTATCACTAAAATGGTTTCCGTTGTCCGGGGGATATGACTTCCAGATGGTGCCGCAGCTAAGCTTCGACTTCATTATGTCCGTGGTTCGCCACCATACCTTGCCGTTCCTCTCCATCGTGCTTGTGACCATTGGTGGCCAGGCCATTGGCATGCGGGAGATGTCCATCTATGAGCTGAATTCAGACTATGTGTTATACAGCAAACTGCTGGGTATTCGCGACGGCCGAATTGCGCGTTATGTGTTCCGTAACGCCATGCTGCCGCAAATTACGGGGCTTGCGCTCTCCATCGGTACGATGGTCGGAGGATCACTCATCTGTGAGATTGTCTTCAGTTACCCGGGCATCGGCACATGGTTGTTCACGGCCATAAGGCAACTGGATTACCCACTAATCTCGGGGTGTACGCTGTTGATTGCCATTGCTGTATTACTTGCCAATTTTACCATTGATGTCATCTATGGCTTCATTGACCCGCGCATCAAGGCTGCTCAAATGGAGGAACAATGA